A portion of the Phycodurus eques isolate BA_2022a chromosome 3, UOR_Pequ_1.1, whole genome shotgun sequence genome contains these proteins:
- the LOC133400556 gene encoding protamine-like protein, whose translation MSVSLAPTTPRRPRKRTGPTVSILILNAISSYGGPRGVSLVALKKVLKASGYDVTRNRARIRLALRRLVAQKVIVRTRGKGASGSFKLNPKAPGGPRRKPARGGRRSKKRKRRRGGRAKRRKAQGRKTRRGRSRRRRRRSTPARKRSTRRRRKAPRRKTPKRVRRVRRKRAKPAKVRRRRRRRMSGRLYK comes from the coding sequence ATGTCGGTGTCACTTGCTCCCACGACTCCAAGGAGACCGAGGAAGAGGACCGGCCCCACGGTGTCCATCCTCATCCTGAACGCCATCTCCTCCTACGGGGGTCCACGGGGCGTGTCCCTGGTGGCCCTCAAGAAGGTGCTGAAGGCCAGCGGCTACGACGTGACCCGGAACCGAGCCAGGATCCGCCTTGCCCTGCGTAGGCTGGTGGCCCAAAAGGTCATCGTGCGCACCAGGGGAAAAGGGGCTTCAGGTTCCTTCAAGCTCAACCCCAAAGCACCCGGTGGTCCGAGGAGGAAGCCCGCgaggggagggaggaggagcaagaagaggaagaggaggagggggggcagGGCGAAGAGGAGGAAGGCCCAGGGGAGGAAGACCAGAAGGGGGCGCTCCAGGAGAAGACGCAGGAGGTCCACACCTGCGAGGAAAAGGtcaacaaggaggaggaggaaggcccCGAGAAGGAAGACCCCCAAAAGAGTCCGGAGGGTTCGACGCAAGAGGGCCAAGCCCGCCAAGGTccgcaggaggaggaggaggaggatgagcgGAAGGCTGTACAAATGA